Proteins found in one Meiothermus sp. Pnk-1 genomic segment:
- a CDS encoding CsgG/HfaB family protein — MRRISGLLVVLAVIFTACAPSVSTTVAGKEIKKVDYSNYSGPRARIVVASFDCNTPQCGGGGVSVGTAQVLNLFGLNIPVATTGVGADVSTMLNTALVNSNHFVVYDRSILNQLRSEAAFSNQQNEFTGADVIVTGVITGFEPNASGTGGLGAIPFIGGLVSQKKSYIRVDVRLVDTRSGAILAAFPVEAEATDTNIAGLGGGFIPLVGGLSTYNNTPMAKALSIMIDAATQSIIERLPKNYFRYDMTGKPVQQ, encoded by the coding sequence ATGAGAAGGATAAGCGGCCTTTTGGTGGTTTTAGCTGTCATTTTCACGGCGTGTGCGCCTTCTGTCAGTACAACTGTGGCCGGTAAGGAAATCAAAAAGGTTGATTATTCCAACTACAGTGGCCCGAGAGCTCGGATCGTGGTAGCTAGCTTCGATTGCAACACCCCTCAATGTGGTGGAGGAGGGGTGTCCGTAGGTACAGCACAGGTGTTGAATCTTTTTGGGCTGAACATTCCTGTCGCTACCACTGGAGTGGGTGCTGACGTGTCCACCATGCTCAACACAGCCTTGGTCAACAGCAACCACTTTGTGGTGTACGACCGCAGCATCCTCAATCAGCTGCGCAGTGAGGCCGCCTTTTCCAATCAGCAAAATGAGTTCACCGGGGCTGATGTAATCGTTACGGGTGTGATTACTGGATTTGAACCCAATGCTTCAGGAACCGGGGGTTTAGGTGCTATTCCTTTTATCGGCGGGCTGGTTTCGCAAAAAAAGTCTTACATTCGCGTAGATGTGCGTTTGGTTGATACCCGGAGTGGTGCTATTTTAGCAGCCTTCCCGGTAGAGGCCGAGGCTACGGATACCAATATCGCAGGTCTTGGAGGTGGCTTTATTCCACTTGTGGGCGGGCTGAGCACATACAATAACACACCGATGGCTAAGGCCTTATCGATAATGATTGACGCTGCTACCCAATCGATTATTGAGCGCTTGCCTAAAAACTACTTCCGTTATGATATGACAGGTAAGCCAGTACAACAATAA
- the mfd gene encoding transcription-repair coupling factor, whose translation MALTKDQILNHYLPGLPQVARAQLFSQTNPPAVLLAPEHRLELYRTLEPFGAGVYLNPGLEAHGEKALFVFSYEEALAAFPQDPSAWRLVLSVGQRYLRSELLERLYRMGYLREEDFKVQGDVLELEDLRLEFFGDELEAIKVAGESKGRWVLAAKPGKAEAWSSRKIEHFPGPVFLDTPALAPAELWPHLAARERVTFGLGGPELPKLDLGYQALPPYRARISQLQADLQGWLEAGYAAVFFYRHPKSRDYLRRKLEGLPLRFAGQLEAHPGLLTFVPGPYEGAFLDPERRVVYLTEPHLYAFGAGGARIQKVVGGDVQDVGALEPGDYLIHPEHGIGQFLGLEPREVLGAKRDYLILQYAGEGKLYLPVEQLPLLKRHPGTTDDPPRLSSLGKGEWKRAKEKAQKDAEELAARLIVLHAKRAATPGRAFPPNPELDPLIERNFPHTLTPDQEKALEETLRDLERPHPMDRLISGDVGFGKTEVALRAAWRVVGHGAQVAMLVPTTLLAEQHYQTFKSRLAGLPVQVAALSRFTSDAEAARIKQGLAEGQIDIVVGTHALLSPDLRFKDLGLLIVDEEHRFGVGQKERIRELREAVDTLYLSATPIPRTLYSALVGLRDMSSIQTPPPGRKPIQTYLAPYDPGLVREALMNELERGGKVFYVHDRVATIEARRRYLEALVPEARIGMVHGQMPEGQIEEVMLAFAEGAFDVLLATTIIESGLDIPEANTIVIERADRLGLAALYQLRGRVGRRDQEAYAYLFHPPRLTEAAERRLSAIADLSDLGSGHLLAERDMEIRGVGNLLGPEQHGHIRAVSLEVYTELLAEAIAKLKGEAKEPERHVTLDLQVSARLTPEYIPSAEARSRYYGRLAESKSLAAVARIAKELRERYGEPPAEVENFLALTRLRLLAESKRVASITEDLTHLMVVFDHWPLDYDAKALRELTPRPELIQHPPGFRIPKKGLTQERYAQAVSELLYLVI comes from the coding sequence ATGGCGCTAACCAAGGACCAAATCCTCAACCACTACCTCCCGGGCCTACCCCAGGTGGCTCGAGCCCAGCTGTTCTCCCAAACCAACCCCCCCGCGGTACTGCTTGCGCCCGAACACCGCCTCGAGCTGTACCGCACCCTCGAGCCCTTCGGCGCAGGGGTCTACCTAAACCCTGGCCTCGAGGCCCACGGCGAGAAGGCCCTCTTCGTCTTCAGCTACGAGGAGGCCCTGGCGGCCTTCCCCCAAGACCCCTCGGCCTGGCGGCTGGTGCTTTCGGTGGGGCAGCGCTACCTGCGCTCCGAACTCCTCGAGCGGCTTTACCGCATGGGCTACCTGCGCGAGGAGGACTTCAAGGTGCAGGGCGACGTGTTGGAGCTCGAGGACCTGCGGCTGGAGTTCTTCGGCGACGAGCTCGAGGCCATCAAGGTAGCCGGGGAGAGCAAAGGGCGCTGGGTCTTGGCGGCCAAGCCCGGCAAGGCCGAGGCCTGGAGCAGTCGCAAGATCGAACACTTCCCCGGCCCGGTCTTCCTCGACACCCCCGCGCTGGCCCCCGCCGAGCTGTGGCCGCACCTCGCCGCTCGCGAACGGGTGACGTTCGGGCTGGGAGGGCCGGAGCTGCCCAAACTCGACCTGGGGTATCAGGCTCTGCCGCCCTACCGCGCTCGGATCAGCCAGCTCCAGGCCGACCTCCAGGGCTGGCTGGAGGCTGGCTACGCGGCGGTGTTCTTCTACCGCCACCCCAAGAGCCGCGACTACCTACGGCGCAAGCTCGAGGGGCTCCCCCTGCGCTTTGCGGGGCAGCTCGAGGCCCACCCCGGCCTCCTCACCTTCGTCCCCGGCCCCTACGAGGGGGCTTTCCTCGACCCCGAGCGCCGGGTGGTCTACCTCACCGAGCCTCACCTCTACGCCTTCGGCGCGGGCGGGGCCCGCATCCAGAAAGTGGTGGGGGGGGACGTGCAGGACGTGGGGGCGCTCGAGCCGGGCGACTACCTGATCCACCCCGAGCACGGTATCGGGCAGTTTTTGGGGCTGGAACCCCGCGAGGTGCTGGGGGCTAAGCGCGACTACCTGATCCTGCAGTACGCCGGGGAGGGCAAGCTCTACCTGCCGGTCGAGCAACTCCCCCTGCTCAAGCGTCACCCCGGCACCACCGACGACCCGCCCAGGCTCTCCAGCCTGGGCAAGGGCGAGTGGAAGCGGGCCAAGGAAAAGGCCCAGAAGGACGCCGAGGAACTGGCCGCCCGCCTGATCGTGCTCCACGCCAAGCGGGCCGCCACGCCGGGCCGGGCTTTTCCGCCCAACCCCGAACTCGACCCCCTGATCGAGCGGAACTTCCCCCACACCCTCACCCCCGACCAGGAGAAGGCCCTCGAGGAGACCCTGCGCGACCTCGAGCGCCCCCACCCCATGGACCGCCTGATCTCCGGCGACGTGGGCTTCGGCAAGACCGAGGTGGCCCTGCGGGCGGCTTGGCGGGTGGTGGGCCACGGGGCCCAGGTGGCGATGCTGGTGCCCACCACTTTGTTGGCCGAGCAGCACTACCAGACCTTCAAGAGCCGCCTGGCCGGGTTGCCGGTGCAGGTGGCGGCGCTGTCGCGCTTCACCTCCGATGCCGAGGCCGCCCGGATCAAGCAGGGCCTGGCCGAGGGCCAGATCGACATCGTGGTGGGTACCCACGCCCTGCTCTCGCCCGACCTGCGCTTCAAGGACCTGGGCCTGCTGATCGTCGATGAGGAGCATCGCTTCGGGGTGGGCCAGAAGGAGCGCATCCGCGAGCTGCGCGAAGCCGTGGACACCCTCTACCTCTCCGCCACCCCCATCCCCCGCACGCTCTACAGCGCCCTGGTGGGCCTGCGCGACATGTCTAGCATCCAGACCCCGCCCCCGGGCCGCAAGCCCATCCAGACCTACCTGGCCCCCTACGACCCCGGCTTGGTGCGCGAGGCGCTCATGAACGAGCTCGAGCGCGGGGGCAAGGTCTTCTACGTCCACGACCGGGTCGCCACCATCGAGGCGCGGCGGCGCTACCTCGAGGCCTTAGTCCCCGAGGCCCGCATCGGCATGGTGCACGGACAGATGCCCGAGGGCCAGATCGAGGAGGTGATGCTGGCCTTCGCCGAGGGGGCCTTCGACGTGCTCTTGGCCACCACCATCATCGAGAGCGGCCTGGACATCCCCGAGGCCAACACCATCGTCATCGAGCGGGCCGACCGGCTGGGCCTGGCCGCGCTCTACCAGCTAAGGGGCCGGGTGGGCCGGCGCGACCAGGAGGCCTACGCCTACCTCTTCCACCCCCCGCGCCTCACCGAGGCCGCCGAACGCCGCCTCTCGGCCATCGCCGACCTTTCCGATTTGGGTTCAGGCCACCTGTTGGCTGAGCGGGATATGGAGATCCGCGGGGTTGGCAACTTACTAGGCCCCGAGCAGCACGGGCACATCCGCGCGGTGAGCCTCGAGGTTTATACCGAGCTTTTGGCCGAGGCCATCGCCAAGCTCAAGGGCGAGGCCAAGGAGCCCGAGCGCCACGTCACCCTCGACCTTCAGGTCTCGGCCCGCCTCACCCCCGAGTACATCCCCAGCGCCGAGGCCCGCAGCCGCTACTACGGCCGCCTGGCCGAGAGCAAGAGCCTGGCCGCGGTGGCCCGCATCGCCAAGGAGCTACGCGAGCGCTACGGCGAGCCACCCGCCGAGGTCGAGAACTTTTTGGCCCTCACCCGTCTGCGCCTACTGGCCGAGAGTAAGCGCGTGGCCTCCATCACCGAAGACCTCACCCACCTGATGGTCGTCTTCGACCACTGGCCCCTCGACTACGACGCCAAGGCCCTGCGCGAGCTCACCCCGCGCCCCGAGCTCATCCAGCACCCGCCGGGCTTCCGCATCCCCAAGAAGGGCCTGACCCAGGAGCGGTACGCCCAGGCGGTGAGTGAGTTGTTGTACTTAGTGATCTAA
- a CDS encoding nucleotidyltransferase domain-containing protein, with the protein MYLEPPEPDPTLEILTDLVKAGFERADLVVLNQAPPVLAFEVVRANKVIYRREGFCAGSYVSRVVREY; encoded by the coding sequence GTGTACCTCGAGCCCCCCGAACCCGACCCCACGCTGGAGATCCTCACCGACTTGGTGAAAGCCGGTTTTGAGCGCGCCGACCTGGTGGTTTTGAACCAGGCCCCGCCGGTGCTGGCCTTCGAGGTAGTGCGGGCCAACAAGGTAATTTACCGGCGGGAGGGGTTTTGCGCGGGCAGCTATGTTTCGCGGGTGGTGCGGGAGTACTAG
- the hemW gene encoding radical SAM family heme chaperone HemW encodes MRSLYVHVPFCPTLCPYCDFHVVRRQGGIVEAYLERLAEEAAALYERFPSPLDTLYFGGGTPSFLRAHELERLFAALPWRLSPGAEVTMEANPGTLNRERLALLKHLGVNRLSIGVQSFQDGVLKTLGRAHGRRGAFQAVEMSLEVGFRTSIDLILGLPGQDFEADLREAAALGVGHVSAYTLQVEPGTPFAVRGVRLDEDLEAAAFEAAEAILGEAGLLRYEVSNFARPGEESRHNRAYWRNDFWGALGPAAAGHYPKGVEGHEVYSVRATHPPLPRWLAGEAPAVEAIGPLEHARESLMLGLRLCEGVDVGALEGRTALDLWTPLRPAVEQMASEGLLRVQGKRIWAKNLGAIHPLILRLWAALELTKAG; translated from the coding sequence ATGCGAAGCCTTTACGTCCACGTCCCCTTCTGCCCCACCCTTTGCCCCTACTGCGACTTCCACGTAGTGCGGCGGCAGGGCGGGATCGTGGAGGCTTACCTCGAGCGCCTCGCCGAGGAAGCCGCAGCGCTCTACGAGCGCTTCCCCAGCCCGCTGGACACGCTCTACTTCGGGGGCGGGACGCCGAGTTTCCTGCGCGCTCACGAGCTCGAGCGCCTCTTCGCCGCCCTGCCCTGGCGGCTATCGCCCGGCGCGGAGGTGACCATGGAGGCCAACCCCGGCACCCTGAACCGCGAGCGGCTGGCGCTGCTCAAACACCTGGGGGTCAATCGGCTTTCCATCGGCGTGCAGAGCTTCCAGGACGGCGTGCTCAAAACCCTGGGCCGCGCCCACGGGAGGCGGGGGGCCTTCCAGGCAGTAGAAATGAGCCTGGAAGTGGGGTTTCGCACCTCCATCGACCTGATCTTAGGGCTGCCGGGCCAGGACTTCGAGGCCGACCTGCGCGAGGCCGCCGCGTTGGGGGTGGGGCATGTCTCGGCGTATACGCTCCAGGTCGAGCCCGGCACCCCCTTCGCAGTGCGGGGCGTGCGGCTGGACGAGGACCTCGAGGCCGCCGCCTTCGAAGCCGCCGAGGCGATCTTAGGGGAGGCCGGGCTGTTGCGCTACGAGGTCTCCAACTTCGCCCGGCCCGGCGAGGAGAGCCGCCACAACCGGGCCTACTGGCGCAACGACTTCTGGGGCGCGCTGGGGCCGGCGGCGGCGGGGCACTACCCCAAAGGGGTCGAGGGCCACGAGGTCTACTCGGTCAGGGCCACCCACCCGCCGCTCCCCCGCTGGCTGGCGGGCGAAGCGCCGGCGGTCGAGGCCATCGGCCCGCTCGAGCACGCCCGCGAATCGCTGATGCTGGGCTTGCGGCTCTGCGAGGGGGTGGACGTGGGCGCGCTCGAGGGGCGGACGGCCCTGGATCTGTGGACCCCCTTGCGGCCTGCGGTCGAACAGATGGCCTCGGAAGGTCTCCTCAGGGTGCAGGGAAAGCGCATCTGGGCGAAAAACCTCGGCGCCATTCACCCCCTGATCTTGCGGTTGTGGGCGGCGCTCGAGCTTACAAAAGCCGGATAA
- a CDS encoding CopG family transcriptional regulator, with the protein MIRTQIQLEENQLRRLRELAYREGISVSEAIRRAVECMLKDESQEWKGRKERALRAVGRFASGLQDVSRSHDRYLEEAFDSR; encoded by the coding sequence ATGATCAGAACCCAGATCCAGCTCGAAGAGAATCAGCTGCGCCGCCTCCGCGAGCTGGCCTATCGGGAAGGCATCTCGGTCTCTGAGGCCATCCGAAGGGCCGTAGAGTGCATGTTGAAGGATGAGAGCCAGGAGTGGAAGGGGCGGAAAGAGCGGGCCCTCAGGGCCGTGGGACGCTTCGCCTCCGGCCTGCAGGACGTAAGCCGCTCCCACGACCGCTACCTGGAGGAGGCCTTTGACTCTCGTTGA
- a CDS encoding type II toxin-antitoxin system VapC family toxin encodes MTLVDTSALYALLDQDDGNHASARETWERLLGEDEPLVTHLYVGVEATALAQRRLGLEAVRALEELLGVVSLHPVSLTLHQQALAALLGTGRREVSLVDWVSFLFMREHGLWRAFAFDRRFAEQGNTNPLVGHPNPTLTLPC; translated from the coding sequence TTGACTCTCGTTGACACCTCGGCACTATACGCGCTGCTCGACCAAGACGACGGGAATCACGCCTCCGCACGGGAAACCTGGGAGCGGCTACTGGGCGAGGACGAGCCTCTGGTGACCCACCTCTACGTAGGGGTGGAGGCCACGGCCCTGGCCCAGCGCCGTTTGGGCCTGGAGGCGGTGCGGGCCTTGGAGGAACTCCTGGGGGTGGTGTCCCTACACCCGGTGAGCCTTACCCTTCATCAGCAAGCCCTGGCGGCCCTGCTGGGAACGGGTCGTCGGGAGGTGAGCCTGGTGGACTGGGTGAGCTTCCTTTTCATGCGGGAGCATGGCCTCTGGCGAGCCTTCGCTTTTGATCGTCGCTTTGCCGAGCAGGGTAATACCAACCCTTTAGTCGGTCATCCCAACCCCACCCTGACCCTCCCCTGCTAG
- a CDS encoding choice-of-anchor Q domain-containing protein — translation MIQSNADCTFTRDSTDTLGQDPSLGALADNGGPVRTHLPNAGSPVLDKVPASACTDLGGNPVSTDARGVSRPQSGSCDIGAVERN, via the coding sequence ATGATCCAGAGCAACGCCGACTGCACCTTCACCCGCGACAGCACCGACACCCTTGGCCAGGACCCCAGCCTGGGCGCCCTGGCCGACAACGGTGGCCCGGTGCGGACCCACCTGCCCAACGCGGGCAGCCCGGTGCTGGACAAGGTGCCGGCCTCGGCCTGCACCGACCTGGGCGGCAACCCGGTCTCCACCGACGCCCGCGGGGTCAGCCGTCCGCAGAGCGGGAGCTGCGACATCGGGGCGGTGGAGCGAAACTAG
- a CDS encoding VWA domain-containing protein has protein sequence MKKTFWLLLLSLVSACSSQNPIPSKVSLNGYVVNRSEGSASFNLSALDANGAVLTVGRVENPGVNNLKVSNSSSVVGTATICGQISVQKALNCLITLDSTGSMDSTDPNQKRRDAAKAFVGRLTPDDQAAVASFDASTSPTSSYLAIRLWQNFTADKDLLNAAIDQATFALGATNLWDAVYDGVDLLRAKNGNRVQLVLTDGADNSSIKSSSQASDYARANGVKVYMVGLGDPSSLDFTRMQNVAAETGGLFAAVNDASGLQALFDGMFNATKASFCIKVIFLVDGKPPTAGMRITGTLAFQVSGKPFKTDFDVVF, from the coding sequence ATGAAAAAAACCTTTTGGTTGCTACTGCTCTCGTTGGTAAGTGCATGCAGCTCTCAGAATCCCATCCCTTCCAAGGTGAGCCTCAATGGCTATGTCGTGAACCGGAGCGAGGGCTCAGCCAGTTTCAACCTGAGCGCTTTGGACGCCAATGGTGCAGTCCTTACCGTCGGTAGGGTAGAAAACCCGGGGGTGAATAACCTTAAGGTTTCCAATTCTTCTAGCGTAGTCGGTACAGCAACTATATGTGGACAAATCAGCGTTCAGAAAGCGCTGAACTGTTTGATCACTTTGGATTCCACGGGCTCTATGGACTCAACCGATCCCAACCAGAAGCGTCGCGATGCAGCCAAGGCTTTCGTTGGTCGCTTGACTCCAGATGACCAGGCTGCAGTGGCCTCTTTTGACGCATCTACTTCTCCAACCTCTTCGTATTTGGCCATTCGCCTATGGCAAAATTTCACCGCTGACAAGGACCTCCTCAACGCAGCTATTGACCAAGCCACTTTTGCATTGGGAGCAACTAATTTGTGGGATGCAGTATATGATGGGGTCGATCTCTTAAGGGCAAAAAACGGTAATCGTGTGCAATTGGTGCTCACTGACGGTGCGGACAACTCCAGCATTAAGTCTTCCTCTCAAGCTAGCGATTATGCGAGGGCAAATGGCGTCAAGGTTTATATGGTAGGTTTGGGAGACCCCAGCAGCCTTGATTTCACCCGCATGCAAAATGTTGCTGCTGAAACGGGAGGACTTTTCGCGGCAGTGAATGACGCTTCTGGTCTTCAGGCTCTTTTTGATGGCATGTTCAACGCTACCAAAGCTTCTTTTTGCATAAAGGTAATCTTCCTGGTAGACGGCAAGCCTCCCACAGCGGGCATGCGAATTACTGGAACCCTCGCGTTCCAAGTAAGTGGCAAGCCCTTTAAGACTGATTTCGATGTGGTTTTCTAG
- a CDS encoding lipid-A-disaccharide synthase-related protein, with protein sequence MLLIISNGNAEDLIGSHLLRFFQVPARALPLVGRGLAYERVGAEVIGPRQEMPSGGFPFGSLHNLIADLRSGFISQNLKQWEAAFRGSSGCKAIVAVGDAYTLLIGVAFGRGLPLFHINPLVSAYYLEGQSLQQRLSRLNELGAEDFLWYERWAQRRARAVYVRDQVSEARLKRLGIPHARFYGSFAMDILPPPQKQLRGILDGRPVIALLPGSRGDVAFSLPRMLKATLYLNELQPLVAWPLGFEGIRVPEGWTLALQGEEMAIAHKGQHRVFLLRGYFSEILHHAKVALGTAGTANEQAAGLGIPVVGFPTPGPQFTLGFAQRQRRLLGPALTLAKPEATEIAQAVRAVLEEERYRLASAAGKTRIGPPGALPRIAKEIQEVLGG encoded by the coding sequence ATGCTGCTTATCATCTCTAACGGTAACGCGGAAGATCTCATCGGTAGCCATCTGCTGCGCTTTTTCCAGGTACCCGCACGGGCTTTGCCGCTGGTGGGGCGGGGGCTCGCCTATGAGCGAGTCGGGGCCGAGGTTATCGGCCCGCGGCAGGAAATGCCGTCGGGAGGATTTCCTTTCGGCAGCCTCCATAACCTCATCGCCGATCTGCGCAGCGGGTTTATCAGCCAAAACCTCAAGCAATGGGAAGCGGCTTTCAGGGGTAGCAGCGGGTGCAAAGCGATCGTAGCGGTCGGAGATGCCTATACCTTGCTCATCGGGGTGGCTTTTGGGCGGGGGCTCCCTCTGTTTCACATCAATCCGCTGGTTTCGGCTTACTACCTGGAAGGCCAGTCCCTGCAGCAACGGCTCAGCCGGCTCAATGAGCTAGGAGCGGAGGACTTTTTATGGTATGAGCGCTGGGCCCAGCGCCGGGCTCGAGCGGTCTACGTACGAGACCAGGTCAGCGAAGCTCGGCTGAAGCGATTAGGGATTCCTCACGCGCGTTTTTACGGTAGCTTCGCCATGGATATCCTGCCTCCGCCGCAAAAACAGCTCCGGGGAATCCTCGACGGCCGGCCGGTCATCGCGCTGCTACCCGGCTCCCGAGGCGATGTCGCTTTTAGCCTACCCCGCATGCTGAAAGCGACCTTATACCTGAACGAGTTGCAACCGCTGGTGGCGTGGCCTTTAGGGTTCGAGGGAATCCGGGTGCCGGAAGGCTGGACCCTTGCCCTCCAGGGGGAGGAAATGGCGATCGCACACAAGGGACAGCACCGGGTCTTTCTGCTGCGGGGCTACTTCTCGGAGATCTTACACCACGCCAAGGTTGCCCTCGGCACCGCGGGGACCGCCAATGAGCAGGCCGCCGGGCTGGGTATCCCGGTGGTGGGCTTCCCGACCCCCGGACCGCAGTTCACCCTAGGGTTTGCCCAGCGGCAACGCCGGCTGCTCGGCCCCGCCCTCACCCTGGCGAAGCCTGAAGCGACCGAGATCGCACAGGCGGTCCGGGCAGTCCTCGAGGAGGAGCGCTACAGGCTGGCCTCAGCAGCGGGCAAAACACGTATTGGCCCTCCGGGGGCCCTACCCCGCATCGCCAAAGAGATTCAAGAGGTCTTAGGTGGTTGA
- a CDS encoding S9 family peptidase, whose amino-acid sequence MRLLLIGVLLAGNLCLAQSGLAVDDLAKRSYGGGRIAIERVLERNPDFTRYLIRYPSDDLTLYGFMNVPTGKGPYPVVLVLHGYVNPATYRTLAYTTRYADALARMGYVVLHPNYRGHPPSEGKPDPPFRIGYAVDVLNLLAIVRAQAGQPGPLEKADGGRLALFGHSMGGGIALRVAVVDPRVRVVVLYGSMSGDEAKNAQRIYYVFSGRQRGQEELRTPASELARISPINYLSRTQAAFSVHHGTADPQVPYAWSVELCQKLKALGKRTECFGYAGAGHLFQGRNDQVFLQRVQAFFARTLKGADSR is encoded by the coding sequence ATGCGGCTTTTGCTCATCGGGGTTCTGCTCGCGGGAAACCTCTGCCTGGCCCAAAGCGGCCTGGCGGTTGACGATCTCGCCAAACGCAGCTACGGCGGCGGGCGGATCGCCATCGAGCGGGTGCTGGAGCGTAACCCCGACTTCACCCGATACCTCATCCGCTACCCTTCCGATGACCTGACCCTCTACGGTTTCATGAACGTGCCCACCGGGAAAGGCCCCTACCCGGTGGTGCTGGTGCTGCACGGCTACGTCAACCCCGCCACCTACCGCACCCTGGCCTACACCACCCGCTACGCCGACGCCCTAGCCCGCATGGGCTACGTGGTCCTCCACCCCAACTACCGGGGCCACCCGCCTTCGGAAGGCAAACCCGACCCACCTTTCCGGATAGGCTATGCGGTGGACGTGCTCAACCTATTGGCCATCGTGCGGGCTCAGGCTGGCCAACCCGGCCCTCTGGAAAAGGCCGACGGCGGACGCCTGGCCCTCTTTGGCCACAGCATGGGCGGGGGCATCGCGTTGCGCGTCGCGGTGGTAGACCCGCGGGTCCGGGTGGTGGTGCTCTACGGCTCGATGTCCGGCGACGAGGCGAAGAATGCCCAGCGCATCTACTACGTATTCTCAGGGCGGCAGCGGGGCCAGGAGGAGCTGCGCACCCCGGCCTCGGAGCTGGCCAGGATCTCGCCCATCAACTACCTGAGCCGCACCCAGGCCGCCTTCAGCGTGCACCACGGCACCGCCGACCCTCAGGTACCCTACGCCTGGAGCGTGGAGCTGTGCCAGAAACTAAAGGCCCTGGGCAAACGCACCGAGTGCTTTGGCTACGCCGGAGCAGGCCATCTCTTTCAGGGGCGGAACGACCAGGTATTTTTGCAGCGCGTCCAGGCGTTTTTCGCCCGGACGCTGAAAGGTGCCGATAGTCGATAG